A genome region from Thalassococcus arenae includes the following:
- a CDS encoding DMT family transporter, producing MRGTFSDSQRGSLFMCLAMLGFGIEDAFFKAATGLGASPGLATVQFGLTAMTIYAVLAWRAGVRLWDAAYLQPRLLIRTGFEICGRLFFALALAYTPLSTTSAILQAAPLVVMLGAALVLGERIGPRRWVAMAVGLAGVLLIVRPSPAGIEANAVFALLGMVGFAGRDLATRAAPAHVHAAQLGVLGFAVVTFAGLVILGFETAPPALPLPASLLLLGTTLAGVVGYSALTKAMRTGAVAVVAPFRYFRLLVALALAYAVFGERPDAQTLTGAMLIVGAGLYSLWREGRAGAARRSALEDAP from the coding sequence ATGCGCGGCACATTCAGCGACTCCCAGCGCGGCAGCCTGTTCATGTGCCTGGCGATGCTGGGCTTCGGGATCGAGGACGCGTTCTTCAAGGCCGCGACCGGCCTTGGCGCCAGCCCCGGCCTGGCCACCGTGCAGTTCGGCCTGACCGCGATGACGATCTACGCGGTGCTTGCATGGCGGGCGGGCGTGCGTCTTTGGGATGCAGCCTATCTGCAGCCGCGCCTGTTGATCCGCACCGGGTTCGAGATCTGCGGCCGGCTGTTCTTTGCGCTGGCGCTGGCCTACACGCCGCTGTCCACCACTTCGGCCATCCTGCAGGCCGCGCCCCTGGTGGTGATGCTGGGTGCCGCGCTGGTGCTGGGCGAACGGATCGGACCGCGCCGCTGGGTGGCCATGGCGGTGGGGCTGGCCGGCGTGTTGCTGATCGTGCGCCCGTCACCGGCGGGGATCGAGGCGAACGCCGTCTTCGCACTGCTGGGGATGGTCGGGTTCGCCGGACGCGACCTGGCCACCCGCGCCGCGCCCGCCCATGTCCATGCCGCGCAACTGGGCGTTCTGGGCTTTGCCGTGGTCACTTTTGCCGGCCTGGTGATCCTGGGCTTCGAAACCGCACCGCCCGCATTGCCCCTGCCCGCAAGCCTGCTGCTGCTGGGCACCACGCTGGCGGGCGTGGTCGGCTATTCCGCGCTGACCAAGGCCATGCGCACCGGCGCCGTGGCGGTCGTCGCGCCTTTCCGCTATTTCCGGCTGCTGGTGGCGTTGGCGCTGGCCTATGCGGTCTTTGGCGAAAGACCCGATGCACAGACGCTGACAGGCGCGATGCTGATCGTCGGCGCCGGGCTGTATTCGCTCTGGCGCGAAGGCAGGGCTGGCGCGGCGCGGCGATCCGCGCTAGAGGACGCGCCTTGA